The following nucleotide sequence is from Candidatus Binatia bacterium.
CCGACGGGCTGCGGCAAGAGCACCACGCTGGCGGCGCTCGTGCAGCACGCCCTGCGGGCGCGCCCGCAGGTCCTGGTGACCCTCGAGGATCCGATCGAGTATGTCATCCGGCCGATGCGTGTGTCCGGGCTGGTCCGCCAGCGTGAAGTGGGGACGCACGTGCGTGATTTCGCCACCGGTTTGCGCGACGCGCTACGCGAGGATCCAGACATCCTCCTGGTCGGCGAGATGCGCGATCCCGAAACCATCAGCCTGGCCCTCACCGCGGCCGAAACGGGTCACCTCGTATTCGCCAGCCTCCATAGTCGCACCGCCGCATCAGCCGTCGAGCGGATCGTCGACACCTATCCGGCGGAACGCCAGCGGCAAATCCGGGTGCAACTCGCGGATTCGCTGCGCGCAGTGATCTCTCAACGTCTCCTGCCGACGGCGGATGGAGCGAGTCGGGTTCCGGCCGTGGAGCTGCTCAGGGTCACCCATGGTGTGGCCAATCTGATCCGCGAGAGCCGGACGGCGCAGATCGTCAACGCGATCCAGGCCGGCCGAGAGGAGGGGATGCTGGTGCTGGAACGCAGCCTCGCCGATCTCGTCCGCACCAATCGGATCCGGCGCGAAACCGCCGTGGCAGTTGCCAACGATTCCGCCACGCTGGGTGAGTATCTGCGCGCCGCAGGGTGCTGAAAGAGCCGGTGAACGTACTGCAGCGCGGCCGATGTGTTCTTCTTTCTGGGTACGGACCAGTCCTCCAGTGGAATGAACGCGGGAGGTTCCGAGGAGAAGGGAGAAGGCAATGAGCTGGTACATCTACTTCGCACACTTCGTGGCGGGGCTCTTCCTGGCCAATGCCGTCCCGCATTTCGTCAATGGAATTTCAGGCGAGCGATTCCAGAGCCCGTTCGCCTCGCCCCCCGGCGTCGGGGAGTCGTCGCCGTTGGTCAATGTGCTCTGGGGGATGGCCAATCTCGTCATTGGCTACGTCCTGCTCTTCGGAGTCGGCGAGTTCGCGGGCGGCCTCTCCATCGACGCGCTTGCCGTCGCCTTCGGAGTCCTGGCCACGGCGGTCGGCCTCGCGCGCCACTTCGGACACGTGCGCCAAACCGGCAGGGCCATTTGATTCTGCCTACGGGCTGCCTTCAGCACGCACCCCACGCGGTAAGGGCACGGCGTCTCTAATCGAAGGCGGTTGCACCGTCCGCGACTGACGCGCCGGTACGCCTGTCACCTCGAGGCGTCCACGTCTTGGGCAATCGGCTCAATCACCTTTCGGAGTGCGCGCCCCAACCGGTCAGTGGCGAGTTCATGATCACGACCTCGCTTTTGGGTCGAATCGGGCAACGCCCCGATCCTGCCCGCGTCAAGAAGACGAAACTGCTTAGGAGACGTTGGCATAGCTACGGCGACGTATCCTAACCCGCTCACCCTTCGACGGGCTGCCCATGAACCTCCCGTTCTAGTCCGTCATGCCCGCGATCCTTGGCGGGCATCCTGAGCGGGGTGTCGCCAAATACGTTGCCACACTTATGTCCTGGAGTACTTAGGAGACGGGTGTGTATCGCTTCAGAAGGGCAAATGGCGTAACTATGACGCCACATCTGAACTCACAGGCAATTGGAAACGGAGGAGCCGAACAATGCATCTCAACGTCGAGGAAGCGGTTCGCAGTCGCTACAGCCACAGCGCCCGGCAGCGCGAAGACAGCCTGTGCTGCCCTACCAGCTACGATGATCGCTATCTCGCCATCCTGCCGCGAGAGATCATCGAGCGCGACTACGGATGCGGGGATCCCTCAGCGTACGTGCATGAGGGTGAAACGGCACTCGATCTAGGCTCGGGCGGCGGGAAGATCTGCTACATCGCGGCGCAGATCGTCGGCCCGTCAGGTCGGGTCATCGGCATCGACATGAACAGCGACATGCTGGCATTGGCGCGCCGCTACCAGCCGGAGATCGCGCAGCGCTTGGGGTATGACAACGTTAGCTTCCGTCGCGGCAAGATCCAAGACCTGCGCACCGACCTGGACGCCATGGACAATCACCTGCGGCAGCATCCGGTGGCATCAGCAGCGGACCTCGCAGAGTTTGAGCACTTTCTCGCTGCGCAGCGACGCGAGCGGCCGCTCGTGGCCGACGAGTCGGTAGACGTGGTCGTGTCGAACTGCGTGCTCAACCTGGTGCGTGACGAAGACAAGCAGGCGCTGTTCACCGAAATCTTTCGCGTCTTACGATGTGGCGGCCGCGCGGTCGTCTCCGACATCGTCTCTGACGAGCTCGTTACCGAGACCTTAAAGCTGGACTCGGAGTTGTGGTCGGGTTGTATCGCTGGCGCGTTTCAGGAGAGCGCCTTCCTCGAGGCGTTCGCGGTGGCCGGCTTCCACGGGGTGGAACTGCTCAAGCGCGAGGAACGCCCCTGGCGTACGGTCGACGGCATCGAGTTTCGCGCCGTCACCGTGTCGGCACGGAAGGGGAAGCAGGGGGCGTGCTGGGATCACAATCAGGCGGTGATCTACCGCGGGCCTTGGAGCGAGGTGCGCGATGACGACGGCCACACACTTCGCCGCGGCGTGCCCATGGCCGTGTGCGAAAAGACCTTTGGGCTCTACACCCGCGAGCCCTACGCCGGCGACATCATTCCGGTAGAACCCCGCCGGCCAATCGGCCCGGAGGCGGCGACACCCTTCGACTGCTCCCGCGATGCGATGCGACACCCGCGTGAGACCAAGGGCCTCGATTATCACGCCACTACCCAGCCAGCCGGTGCGTGCTGCAGCGCCACCGGCAACGGTTGCTGAACGAGAGATTTTTTCAGGACCCGGAGGGCAACGCTGGGCGCTTTGAATGCGCCGACGCTTTGCCTTCCTGCGCCAACGCATCCGCCAAGTCCTCGTTAGCCGCTCCTGGCAGTCGGTTCTCGAAGGACACTGTCAGGCAGGCGTGGTAATCACGGATCTTGGGAACCGTCTCGTCTCACCGCTACGGACCTGCACCTGGAAATGCTGGAACATCTAGGAATCGAATCGAACAATAGTGCGGAAACGTCGGTGCGTAGGCTACGGCACGCGGGATGCTCGCCCCAGTTGGAGCCGTGAGGCTCCGTATGCGATTCAGCCGACCCCCCGTAGCGACACCCCCCGTAGCGAGGAGGATGCATGAACTTCTGTATCAAAGTGGACCCGGCGACCTGGCAGCCGTACATCTCCACGCCACTGAAGGGCAAACCGCTGCTCATGGATCCCTTCACCAACAAGGGCACGGCCTTCACCGCCCGCGAGCGGGACGAGCTCGACCTTCACGGTCTCATCCCACCCGCCATCTGCACGATGGAGCAGCAACTCGAACGCGTGTACGAGAGCTTCCAAGCCAAGTCGACGCCGCTCGAGAAGTTCATCTATCTGGCGAGCCTCCACGACCGAAACGAGACCCTCTTCTTCCGCCTGGTGCACGAGCACATCGACGAGATGCTGCCCATCGTCTATACGCCC
It contains:
- a CDS encoding methyltransferase domain-containing protein, which translates into the protein MHLNVEEAVRSRYSHSARQREDSLCCPTSYDDRYLAILPREIIERDYGCGDPSAYVHEGETALDLGSGGGKICYIAAQIVGPSGRVIGIDMNSDMLALARRYQPEIAQRLGYDNVSFRRGKIQDLRTDLDAMDNHLRQHPVASAADLAEFEHFLAAQRRERPLVADESVDVVVSNCVLNLVRDEDKQALFTEIFRVLRCGGRAVVSDIVSDELVTETLKLDSELWSGCIAGAFQESAFLEAFAVAGFHGVELLKREERPWRTVDGIEFRAVTVSARKGKQGACWDHNQAVIYRGPWSEVRDDDGHTLRRGVPMAVCEKTFGLYTREPYAGDIIPVEPRRPIGPEAATPFDCSRDAMRHPRETKGLDYHATTQPAGACCSATGNGC